Proteins from a genomic interval of Equus quagga isolate Etosha38 chromosome 11, UCLA_HA_Equagga_1.0, whole genome shotgun sequence:
- the MEIOC gene encoding meiosis-specific coiled-coil domain-containing protein MEIOC, with product MEPKVAFRGGANRCCGLGADASRLPDVFSSMMLTGSTSFYDCYKSQPEDSVDLRQTYTPLSSSTEYSSSVDSSLFYAPWSTYGDDIKQPSNSQINVKNRIQTERNDYGSETDLYGLVSNILEEQDKSQPYFAEGTCSSNLKSVWPLNTSRFADHHDLLTETKRPIDTAISQQAFYSGESVSAAEKPYLYNSNLTPQQKIDELYHGFTGLDLEEQWMYPSRSDHSNCYNVQTNDTAKTTFQEYPFIKNCFTPQTGLSDIMKESGVDTYLYGREKICAKSLEAPLQQKRAEMFLSQFNRYNENADYCRYPEYAHPNKAKLNKCLNFSVQDSKKLTNGTAETPTVEADTYTKLFQVKPANQKKMEEAIPDQQNFTFPKATPHLTEKQFAKEAAFTADFGLKSEYGLKPHTACSVNSDFANVTEKQLFAKPDPPISEYFKSVNLLSNSATSSGAINLSRPTWMNVQTKNNTPIPFRNQGNLMKLNSHLSAASKGSNHSADFQQLSSTNLTQNSNLFQKYCQENPLAFSSFDVSFGGAERIQSVNHMEGLTKTGEENLFESVTDKKIKQPNGFCDNYSAQQYGIIENVNKHNFQAKPQSGHYDPEDGPKHLDGLSQNTYQDLLESQGHFNSHRQGSGDNNINSRVNRTQASCFSNNYMMGDLRHNQSFQQLGSNGFPLRSTHPFGHSVVPLLDSYDLFSYDDLSHLYPYFNDMMYGDNSFSGFVPTFGFQRPIKTRSGPASELHIRLEECYEQWRALEKERKKTELALAKNYPGKKVSSTNNTPIPRLTSNPSRVDRLIVDELREQARVVTLLGKMERLRSSPLHANISTALDRHLESIHIVQSRRKDEIVNASNRQRQGVPRCQDDRDVFALASAIKEMCVATRKARTTLWCALQMTLPKTASTAGQTDVEKALQDIVNCEDKVHESINSSNPMNQRGEANKH from the exons cctGAAGACAGTGTTGACCTAAGGCAGACCTATACTCCACTTTCTTCATCAACAGAATATTCAAGTTCTGTAGATTCTTCGCTTTTCTATGCACCATGGTCCACTTATGGAGATGATATTAAACAGCCTTCTAATTCTCAGATCAATGTAAAGAACAG gattcaaacagaaagaaatgactATGGCAGTGAAACAGACTTATATGGACTTGTGTCTAACATTTTGGAAGAACAAGATAAGTCACAGCCATATTTTGCTGAGGG GACCTGCTCCTCCAATTTAAAGTCAGTTTGGCCATTGAACACAAGCAGATTTGCAGATCACCATGACCTCTTAACAGAAACCAAAAGGCCAATAGATACAGCCATCTCTCAGCAAGCTTTTTATAGTGGTGAATCTGTCTCAGCAGCGGAAAAGCCATACCTGTATAATAGTAATCTCAcaccacaacaaaaaatagatgAACTTTATCATGGATTTACTGGTTTAGACCTTGAAGAACAATGGATGTACCCCTCACGAAGTGATCATTCTAACTGTTACAATGTTCAGACAAATGATACAGCTAAGACAACATTCCAAGAATATCCATTTATCAAAAACTGTTTTACACCACAAACTGGTCTGTCTGACATCATGAAAGAATCAGGAGTTGATACTTACCtttatggaagagagaaaatatgtgcTAAAAGTCTTGAAGCACCATTACAGCAAAAAAGGGCAGAGATGTTTCTTTCTCAATTTAACAGATACAATGAAAATGCAGATTATTGTAGATACCCAGAATATGCTCATCCTAATAAGGCTAAGCTTAATAAGTGTTTGAATTTTAGTGTCCAAGATAGTAAAAAATTAACCAATGGCACAGCTGAAACACCAACTGTAGAAGCAGACACTTACACAAAGTTATTTCAGGTTAAACcagcaaatcagaaaaaaatggaggaggcAATACCTGACCAGCAGAATTTCACATTTCCAAAAGCTACGCCACATCTGACAGAAAAACAGTTTGCAAAGGAAGCAGCATTCACTGCTGATTTTGGCTTAAAATCAGAATATGGACTAAAACCTCACACAGCCTGTTCAGTTAATAGTGATTTTGCTAATGTCACAGAAAAGCAACTGTTTGCTAAACCTGATCCCCCAATCTCTGAGTATTTTAAATCAGTGAATTTATTATCAAACTCGGCAACATCTTCAGGAGCTATCAACTTAAGTAGACCAACTTGGATGAATGtccaaacaaaaaataacactCCTATTCCTTTTCGAAATCAAGGTAACTTGATGAAATTAAATAGTCATTTAAGTGCAGCTTCAAAAGGTTCTAACCATTCTGCAGATTTCCAACAACTATCATCCACAAATTTAACCCAAAATAGCAATTTATTTCAGAAGTATTGCCAAGAAAACCCTTTAGCATTTTCTAGTTTTGATGTCAGTTTCGGTGGTGCAGAAAGAATTCAATCTGTCAATCACATGGAAGGACTGACAAAGACTGGAGAAGAAAATCTCTTTGAATCGGTTAccgataaaaaaataaagcagccaAATGGATTTTGTGATAACTATTCAGCTCAACAGTATGGGATCattgaaaatgtaaacaaacataATTTTCAAGCTAAGCCCCAGAGTGGACATTATGATCCTGAGGATGGTCCAAAGCATTTAGATGGCTTATCTCAAAATACATATCAAGATCTGCTGGAGTCACAGGGTCATTTTAATAGCCACAGACAGGGAAGTGGAGACAACAATATTAATAGCCGTGTGAATCGCACACAGGCATCATGCTTTTCTAATAATTATATGATGGGAGATTTAAGGCATAATCAGAGTTTTCAACAACTTGGTTCAAATGGGTTTCCTCTAAGATCTACCCACCCATTTGGCCATTCAGTTGTTCCACTGTTGGATTCCTatgatttgttttcttatgaTGACTTAAGCCATTTATACCCTTATTTTAATGATATGATGTATGGTGATAATTCCTTTTCTGGTTTCGTGCCAACTTTTGGATTTCAAAGACCAATTAAAACCCGTAGTGGACCAGCCAGTGAACTTCATATTCGTCTAGAAGAGTGCTATGAACAATGGAGAGCAttagaaaaggagaggaaaaag ACTGAATTGGCCCTTGCCAAGAATTACCCAGGAAAAAAAGTATCCAGTACTAACAATACTCCAATTCCAAGGCTGACTTCCAACCCATCTAGAGTTGATCGCTTAATTGTGGATGAACTTCGAGAACAAGCCAGA GTTGTGACTTTATTAGGCAAAATGGAACGTCTTCGAAGCTCTCCCCTTCATGCCAATATCTCTACTGCTCTTGATAGACACTTGGAGTCCATTCACATTGTACAGTCACgtagaaaagatgaaattgttAATGCTTCAAATCGGCAAAGGCAAGGAGTTCCTAGATGCCAAGATGACAGAG ATGTTTTTGCCCTTGCCTCAGCCATTAAAGAGATGTGTGTGGCTACTCGGAAAGCACGTACTACACTGTGGTGTGCACTGCAGATGACCTTGCCAAAAACAGCCAGTACCGCTGGCCAAACAGATGTGGAAAAGGCTTTACAAGATATAGTAAACTGTGAAGATAAAGTCCATGAAAGCATAAATAGTAGTAATCCAATGaaccagagaggtgaagcaaaCAAACATTAA
- the CCDC43 gene encoding coiled-coil domain-containing protein 43, translating into MAAPSEGAAAASGEGDGGGSGFGSWLDGRLEALGVDRAIYGAYILGVLQEEEEEEKLDALQGILSAFLEEDSLLNICKEIVERWSETQNVVTKVKKEDEVQAIATLIEKQAQIVVKPRMVSEEEKQRKAALLAQYADVTDEEDEADEKDDSGATTMNIGSDKSLFRNTNVEDVLNARKLERDTLRDESQRKKEQDKLQRERDKLAKQERKEKEKKRTQRGERKR; encoded by the exons atggcggcgcccagtgAAGGGGCCGCTGCTGCCTCCGGCGAAGGCGATGGCGGGGGCAGCGGCTTTGGATCGTGGCTGGATGGACGGTTGGAGGCACTGGGAGTGGACCGAGCCATTTACGGTGCCTACATCCTGGGTgtcctgcaggaggaggaggaagaagagaagctgGACGCCCTGCAGGGTATCCTCTCTGCTTTCCTG GAAGAAGATTCCCTTCTTAACATCTGCAAGGAGATTGTGGAACGATGGTCGGAAACTCAGAATGTTGTCACCAAGGTGAAAAAAGAAG ATGAGGTACAGGCCATTGCCACCCTAATTGAGAAGCAGGCACAGATCGTGGTGAAGCCCAGGATGGTGTcagaagaggagaagcagagaaaagctgCGCTCCTGGCCCAGTACGCTGATGTGACAGATGAAGAGGA TGAAGCGGATGAGAAGGATGATTCAGGTGCCACCACAATGAACATTGGTTCTGACAAGT CTCTGTTCCGAAACACCAACGTGGAAGATGTCCTCAATGCCCGAAAACTAGAGCGCGACACACTTCGGGATGAgtcccaaaggaagaaggaacaggacAAGCTGCAGAGGGAGAGGGACAAACTAGCTAAGCAGGAGcgcaaggaaaaggaaaagaaaaggacacaaaGAGGGGAGCGAAAGCGATAA